ATGAGGCTCAGCTCGCTGACGTCGTGGCGGACGCGGCCAATCTCGCGGCCGAGGCCGACGACGCGATGGATGCGAGCATCCTTGAGCGACGATTCACGGGCGACGCTCTGCAGTACCGCACCGCCCTCTACGAGGCACAAAAAATCGACGGCGAGCTCGCGGGGCCAATTCCGTTCCCGGCGGGCGAGATCGTCTACGCCATCCCGGAGGCGACGGATGCGTGGCCCCGCGTGGTATTCGCGGTCGTGAGCCCCGGCGAGGGCGCGGACGCCAGTGTTTCGCCCGCGGCCATCATGCTCGTGCAGGAAGACGCGCGCTCGAACTTCAAGATCGCGTCGCTCACCGAGCTTGCCGCCGGCATTTCGCTGCCCGAGGCAGCCCCGGTCAGCGTCGGCGCTCCCAGCATCGCGAACCTCGAGGGGCCGCTCGTGATGGACCCTGCCGAGATCGCGCCCGCCTACGCCGACATCATCTCCAAGGGCGACAAATCGGAGTTCGCATCAAAGTTCGATGCGACGAACGACACCTTGCGCGCGCAGGTGAACGACGCCTATCGCAAAGGCCTGTCGGATGAACTCGACCCAGAGGTCGTGACGATCAGCTTCGCCTATGCGGCGTCGAAGACCGCCCCGATCGGGATCACCTCGATCGACGGCGGCGCCATTGTCGCCGTGTCCATCACGGAAACCGAGACTCTCAAGGCCGCCAACGACCGCGCCCGCATCACGGTGACGGGCCGAACCGCGGTGCTCTCGGGCGTCGAGACGAGCGCCACCGGGTTTGACCGCACGTACACCGATCAACTGCTGTTCTACGTTCCGAGCGCCGAGACGGGTGGCCCCATCCAGTTCCTCGGCGTGTCCCAAGCAATGACCGACGCGAAAGAATTACCAGAGGAGTCCTAAGCACGATGACTGATCCGAATAACCTCATGTCCGCAATGGGTGGCGGAGTCGATCTAAGCGGGCTTGCGCAGGCGCACCAGCAGCGGCAACAGGCCGCCCCGGGTGCGCAAGGTGCACCGCAGGGTCAAGCTGGCGGTGGCGCTGCCATCTCGCTGCCAGACGCTGTCATGAGTGGTGGCGAGGCGGAACTCGAGCAGTTTTCGCAGTACTCGACGCAGGTACCCGTCCTGGTGCAGGTGTACTCGCAGCGCGACCCTGATTCGATCGCGCTGACCCCGGTCCTTGAAGAGCTCGTGCGCTCGGCTGATGGCCGGCTCATCATGCTCCGCATCGACGCGGATGCGCACCCCCAGCTCGGCGGTCAGCCCTCGGTCCTGGCGCTTGTCGGCGGCCGTCCGGTGCCGCTCTTCCAGGGGAACCCGCCGCGCGACCAGATCGTGCAGGTCGTCAACGAACTCATCCAGGTCGCCGCGCAGCAGGACGTGACCGGCCAGGCCGTGATCACCGGGGCCGACGCCGCAGGCACTGGCGAACCCGCGCCTAAGCCGATCCCGCCGCTTCACCAAGAAGCGCAGGATGCGCTCGCGCGCGGTGACGTGGAGGCAGCCAAGGCCGCCTATGAGCAGGCGCTGAAAGAATCTCCGGCGGACGACGACGCGAAGGTCGGCCTCTCGCAGGTGAACCTGCTCGTGCGCCTGCAAGGCAAGACGCTGCAGGAGATTCGCGATCGAGCGGCGAAGGATCCGAATTCGATCGAGGCCCAGTTCGATGTCGCCGACCTCGACCTGTCCGGCGGCCACGTCGACGACGCCTTCAACCGACTGCTCGCGTTGTTCTCGAAGGTCGACTCGGAAAACAAGAACGAGGTGCGCGAACGCATCCTCGAACTTTTTGATGTGGTGGGGCCGACTGACGCGCGCGTGATCCGCGCG
This DNA window, taken from Gulosibacter molinativorax, encodes the following:
- a CDS encoding tetratricopeptide repeat protein → MTDPNNLMSAMGGGVDLSGLAQAHQQRQQAAPGAQGAPQGQAGGGAAISLPDAVMSGGEAELEQFSQYSTQVPVLVQVYSQRDPDSIALTPVLEELVRSADGRLIMLRIDADAHPQLGGQPSVLALVGGRPVPLFQGNPPRDQIVQVVNELIQVAAQQDVTGQAVITGADAAGTGEPAPKPIPPLHQEAQDALARGDVEAAKAAYEQALKESPADDDAKVGLSQVNLLVRLQGKTLQEIRDRAAKDPNSIEAQFDVADLDLSGGHVDDAFNRLLALFSKVDSENKNEVRERILELFDVVGPTDARVIRARQQLTNLLFA